In Sphingomonas sp. PAMC26645, one DNA window encodes the following:
- a CDS encoding SPFH domain-containing protein — MASIKNLGFLAQLRSDASNHVIRYRSGKVKQSGRGLVFWFRPETASIAELPMDDREMAIFVKGRSQDFQSVAIQGTLTWHVADPELLASRVDFSLGLLTGAYKSEPIQRIETRLAGLVNQAALQYLAQGSVRALLDAGPEPLRHQLEAALANDPALNEIGIAVTAVRLTNLAPSSELERALQTPTFEALQQKADQATFERRALAVEKERAIAENELANRTELARREMLLITQEAENARNRATGLAEAQQVEAGAEAERIRTVESAKAEAEQARMTIYRDLPPGVMLGLAARELAGKLDTIEHLNITPDLLATVLDGFRNAPTAHTALPR; from the coding sequence ATGGCCTCGATCAAGAACCTCGGTTTCCTCGCGCAGTTGCGCAGCGATGCCAGCAACCACGTGATCCGCTACCGCAGCGGCAAGGTGAAGCAGAGCGGGCGCGGGCTGGTCTTCTGGTTCCGTCCGGAGACCGCGAGCATCGCCGAGCTGCCGATGGACGACCGCGAGATGGCGATATTCGTGAAGGGTCGCAGCCAGGATTTCCAGAGCGTGGCGATCCAGGGCACGCTGACCTGGCACGTCGCCGATCCCGAACTGCTCGCCTCGCGCGTCGACTTCAGCCTCGGCCTGCTTACCGGTGCCTATAAGAGCGAACCGATCCAGCGGATCGAGACCCGGCTCGCGGGGCTGGTCAACCAGGCGGCGCTGCAATATCTCGCGCAGGGCTCGGTGCGGGCGCTGCTCGATGCCGGTCCCGAGCCGCTGCGCCACCAGCTCGAAGCTGCACTCGCCAACGATCCGGCGCTGAACGAGATCGGCATCGCGGTGACCGCGGTTCGCCTGACCAACCTCGCGCCATCGAGCGAACTCGAACGCGCGCTCCAGACCCCGACCTTCGAGGCGCTCCAGCAGAAAGCGGACCAGGCGACGTTCGAACGCCGCGCGCTCGCGGTCGAGAAGGAACGCGCGATCGCCGAGAACGAACTCGCAAACCGTACCGAACTCGCACGCCGCGAGATGCTGCTTATCACGCAGGAGGCGGAGAACGCACGCAACCGCGCGACCGGCTTGGCCGAGGCACAGCAGGTCGAGGCTGGGGCGGAGGCCGAGCGCATCCGCACGGTCGAGAGCGCCAAGGCGGAAGCGGAGCAGGCGCGGATGACGATCTACCGCGACCTGCCGCCCGGGGTGATGCTCGGGCTCGCGGCGCGTGAGCTGGCTGGCAAGCTGGATACGATCGAGCATCTGAACATCACGCCCGACCTGCTCGCGACCGTGCTGGACGGGTTTCGTAATGCCCCGACAGCGCACACTGCGCTGCCCCGCTGA
- a CDS encoding HD domain-containing protein, with product MTLDAAHLPLLRELGDLKRIRSADRDGSIAERLFARGWAALAAGEDPAVVMRRTVAAALAAARLGDLDRATLAELGLSGAEACAVLERGFDEVAVLLDPALAADLRRALPEGAPAAGPVPRFVMQLATQPRAGVTCPGRPRLLLQPPENHAEHCLIVAVYGVLAAPGYGADPAEVFLASMAHHFHNAAMPDAGFTGEVLLGDLLDRVIDAAREQAMAMLDPAVAAQVRAAIAPIASDTTPAARAFHAADVLDRVLEIEQHTRAASATMDAVLHTYELVHAGPIKTFHDRVLADVGLL from the coding sequence GTGACGCTGGATGCGGCGCATCTGCCGCTGCTGCGCGAACTCGGCGACCTGAAGCGGATCCGCTCGGCGGACCGCGACGGGTCGATCGCGGAGCGGTTGTTCGCGCGCGGGTGGGCGGCGCTGGCGGCGGGTGAAGATCCCGCGGTTGTGATGCGTCGTACCGTCGCGGCCGCGCTCGCCGCGGCACGACTGGGTGATCTGGACCGCGCCACGCTAGCCGAGCTTGGTCTGTCCGGTGCGGAAGCTTGCGCCGTGCTGGAACGCGGGTTCGATGAGGTGGCAGTGCTGCTCGACCCGGCGCTCGCGGCGGACCTTCGCCGTGCACTGCCGGAGGGCGCACCGGCGGCGGGGCCGGTGCCGCGGTTCGTCATGCAGCTCGCGACACAACCGCGCGCGGGCGTCACCTGCCCGGGTCGGCCACGCCTGCTGCTCCAGCCGCCGGAGAACCATGCCGAGCACTGCTTGATCGTCGCGGTGTATGGCGTGCTCGCGGCGCCCGGTTACGGCGCCGATCCGGCGGAGGTGTTCCTCGCGTCGATGGCGCATCATTTCCACAATGCGGCGATGCCCGATGCGGGGTTCACCGGCGAAGTGCTGCTCGGCGACCTGCTCGACCGGGTGATCGACGCCGCGCGCGAGCAGGCGATGGCGATGCTCGATCCGGCGGTCGCGGCGCAGGTTCGCGCGGCGATCGCGCCGATCGCCAGCGACACGACGCCGGCGGCGCGCGCATTCCATGCAGCCGACGTGCTCGACCGGGTGCTGGAGATCGAACAGCACACGCGCGCCGCCTCGGCGACGATGGACGCCGTGCTGCACACCTACGAACTCGTCCATGCCGGCCCGATCAAGACGTTCCACGACCGCGTGCTGGCGGACGTCGGCCTGTTGTGA
- a CDS encoding NAD(+)/NADH kinase produces the protein MATNAPRAVFVTRETDYDLLLARHATRGQAKFFLDTRGQDIDVIEDRHRRFHATLHEARSLVPDDWRQASVARADLDRFLFGPEDVIVAVGQDGLVANVAKYLDGQPVLGLNPAPDLYDGVLVRVPLARLSALLPASVAGAAPAEQRTMVEARLDTGERLLALNEVFVGHRSHQSARYRITCGDQAEDHSSSGLIVASGTGATGWARSIMEATHAALPLDPQERAVGFFVREPFPSVATATSLRAGKLSGMPLAVTSRMNDGGVIFADGVEQDFFAFDWGRGVTIAPATRTLHLITG, from the coding sequence ATGGCGACCAACGCCCCGCGCGCGGTCTTCGTCACCCGGGAGACCGACTATGACCTCCTGCTCGCGCGGCACGCCACGCGCGGACAGGCGAAGTTCTTTCTCGATACGCGGGGCCAGGACATCGACGTGATCGAGGATCGGCACCGCCGGTTCCACGCCACGCTGCACGAAGCGCGCTCGCTCGTTCCCGACGACTGGCGCCAAGCGAGCGTCGCTCGTGCCGACCTCGATCGATTCCTGTTCGGCCCCGAGGACGTGATCGTCGCCGTCGGGCAGGACGGGCTGGTCGCCAACGTCGCGAAGTATCTTGATGGGCAACCCGTGCTCGGGCTTAACCCCGCTCCCGATCTGTACGACGGCGTCCTGGTGCGCGTGCCGCTCGCGCGCCTGTCTGCGTTGCTGCCGGCGAGCGTCGCGGGTGCGGCGCCGGCCGAGCAGCGGACGATGGTCGAGGCGCGGCTGGATACCGGTGAAAGGCTGCTGGCGCTGAACGAGGTGTTCGTCGGTCATCGCAGCCACCAGTCGGCGCGCTACCGGATCACCTGCGGCGACCAGGCCGAGGACCACTCGTCAAGTGGGCTGATCGTTGCGTCGGGGACCGGCGCGACGGGCTGGGCACGCTCGATCATGGAGGCGACGCATGCCGCCCTCCCGCTCGATCCGCAGGAGCGCGCGGTCGGCTTCTTCGTACGCGAACCCTTCCCCAGCGTGGCTACCGCGACCTCGCTTCGTGCCGGCAAGCTCTCAGGGATGCCGCTCGCGGTCACGTCGCGGATGAACGACGGCGGGGTGATCTTCGCGGACGGTGTCGAACAGGACTTCTTCGCGTTCGACTGGGGCCGCGGCGTCACCATCGCCCCCGCCACCCGCACCCTTCATCTCATTACCGGTTGA
- a CDS encoding DUF4139 domain-containing protein, translating into MLLGSTAASAQQLPPPADSPTAGSAQGDVSVTIYNNDVALVQDVRSLALADGRVRQSFPDVSASIRPETVSLTVPDAAIVEQNFDYDLLSPSSLMEKAVGETITLVRTNPATGAETRDRAKVLAVNGGVVIEVNGHVEVLRDDGLPVRAIFDRVPDALRARPTLSVTLASTRAGSRPATLSYLSRGLGWSADYVALFDDKSGTVDVQGWVTLKNTSGTTFGNARTLLVAGEVGSTDDDGDGNYTPRRRRMTTTMPGTESTARGQIGDFYLYPLAERTTIADKQTKQVSFLDAKGVAASAGYRFENGWLGSSDEPRSAQSVLRFSNSGAAGLGDALPAGVVRVYVRDARGQPQFTGENRIEHTPQGSTIALPTGDAFDVKVRPTTVSRTRQGDSRWRTAMRYTLTNARGRPVTVELVQGGLDGGDVRVVADSAKGERRDAGKMTWQVPVPANGTATVTVTFDTRY; encoded by the coding sequence ATGCTGCTCGGATCGACGGCGGCGAGCGCCCAACAACTGCCGCCCCCCGCCGACTCGCCGACCGCAGGTAGCGCGCAGGGGGACGTGTCGGTCACCATCTACAATAACGACGTCGCGCTGGTGCAGGACGTGCGGTCGCTGGCCCTGGCAGACGGGCGGGTGCGGCAGAGCTTTCCCGACGTGAGCGCGTCGATCCGGCCGGAGACGGTATCGCTGACGGTGCCCGATGCCGCGATCGTCGAGCAGAACTTTGACTATGATCTGCTCAGCCCGTCGAGCCTGATGGAGAAAGCGGTAGGCGAGACGATCACGCTGGTGCGCACCAACCCCGCTACCGGCGCCGAGACCCGCGACCGTGCGAAAGTGTTGGCGGTCAATGGCGGCGTCGTGATCGAGGTGAACGGTCATGTCGAGGTGTTGCGCGACGACGGACTGCCCGTGCGCGCGATCTTCGACCGGGTGCCCGATGCGTTGCGAGCACGTCCGACATTGTCGGTGACGCTGGCCAGCACGCGTGCGGGATCGCGGCCGGCCACGCTGTCCTACCTGAGCCGCGGGCTAGGCTGGAGTGCCGACTATGTCGCTTTGTTCGACGACAAGAGCGGGACAGTGGACGTTCAAGGCTGGGTGACGTTGAAGAACACCAGCGGCACGACGTTCGGCAACGCCAGAACGTTGCTGGTCGCTGGCGAGGTCGGCAGCACGGATGATGACGGGGACGGCAATTACACGCCGCGCCGCCGCCGCATGACGACAACTATGCCCGGAACCGAAAGCACCGCGCGCGGACAGATCGGCGACTTCTATCTGTACCCTTTGGCCGAGCGCACCACGATCGCCGACAAGCAGACCAAGCAGGTCAGTTTCCTCGACGCAAAGGGCGTTGCGGCAAGCGCGGGCTATCGTTTCGAGAATGGCTGGCTGGGCAGCTCCGACGAGCCACGAAGCGCGCAGTCGGTGCTCCGTTTCAGCAACTCGGGCGCGGCCGGCCTCGGCGACGCGCTGCCAGCGGGCGTGGTCCGGGTCTATGTCCGGGACGCGCGTGGCCAACCACAGTTTACGGGCGAGAACCGTATCGAGCATACTCCCCAAGGATCGACGATCGCGCTGCCAACAGGAGATGCCTTCGACGTGAAGGTGCGGCCGACCACCGTATCGCGTACGCGGCAGGGTGATAGCCGATGGCGTACGGCGATGCGGTATACGCTGACCAATGCGCGCGGCCGACCGGTGACGGTCGAACTCGTGCAGGGCGGTCTCGACGGGGGCGATGTGCGCGTCGTTGCGGATAGCGCCAAGGGTGAGCGTCGCGACGCCGGCAAGATGACGTGGCAAGTCCCGGTGCCGGCCAACGGCACCGCGACGGTGACTGTGACCTTCGACACCCGCTACTGA
- a CDS encoding methyltransferase domain-containing protein: MTYRSPVTGRPLVADTPHSLAAVGERWPVVDGIPYLRTDSEGLVAVALDHLDAGCPDDALVALLTDQDAWWTGPATDLGELKQLVRERDTLSLRAAMGLLRMGPVADYFAHRWSDPTYLAGLALVEAHWRQPGTGFELACGIGHYLRELAARGVACVGADVVFSKCWLAKHWVAPAAEYVVFDAAALWPIETRKFYLVACHDAFYFLPDQPRIAGLLREAVAPGGVLSVSHLHNAAVSGGAMGPARAGTEWATLFPDAVVYDERELRRALLAADSPVATAWSDDPAIEAWSIVEADGVEADGVEADGVEADGVEADGVEADGVEADGVEANGGAARALTSGLVMPVVDAVLQPNPLLDGEAPRWPSDRYRAEYGEAATWLADSGDAARNRRVLDLPARW; this comes from the coding sequence GTGACCTACCGCTCGCCCGTCACCGGACGGCCACTCGTCGCCGACACGCCGCATTCGCTCGCCGCGGTCGGAGAGCGCTGGCCGGTGGTCGATGGGATCCCCTATCTGCGGACCGACAGCGAGGGGCTGGTGGCGGTGGCGCTCGACCATCTCGACGCAGGCTGCCCGGACGATGCGCTGGTTGCGTTGCTGACCGATCAGGATGCGTGGTGGACGGGCCCCGCGACCGATCTCGGCGAGCTGAAGCAGTTGGTGCGCGAGCGTGACACGCTGTCGTTGCGCGCGGCAATGGGGTTGCTCCGGATGGGGCCCGTGGCGGATTACTTCGCGCATCGCTGGAGCGATCCGACGTACCTCGCCGGGCTCGCGCTGGTCGAGGCGCATTGGCGGCAGCCCGGGACCGGGTTCGAGTTGGCGTGCGGCATCGGCCACTATCTCCGCGAGCTGGCAGCGCGAGGCGTCGCGTGCGTCGGCGCAGACGTCGTGTTCTCGAAATGCTGGCTCGCAAAGCACTGGGTCGCACCGGCCGCGGAGTATGTCGTGTTCGACGCTGCCGCGCTGTGGCCAATCGAAACGCGGAAGTTTTACTTGGTCGCATGTCACGACGCCTTCTATTTCCTGCCCGACCAGCCGCGGATCGCCGGGCTGTTGCGCGAAGCCGTCGCACCCGGCGGCGTGCTTTCGGTAAGCCATCTCCACAACGCCGCCGTCTCTGGCGGGGCAATGGGACCGGCACGCGCAGGGACCGAGTGGGCGACGCTGTTCCCCGATGCCGTCGTCTATGATGAGCGCGAGTTGCGCCGTGCGTTGCTTGCGGCGGATTCGCCTGTGGCGACCGCGTGGTCCGACGATCCGGCGATCGAGGCGTGGTCGATCGTCGAGGCGGACGGCGTCGAGGCGGACGGCGTCGAGGCGGACGGCGTCGAGGCGGACGGCGTCGAGGCGGACGGCGTCGAGGCGGACGGCGTCGAGGCGGACGGCGTCGAGGCGAACGGCGGCGCTGCGCGTGCGCTTACCAGCGGGCTGGTGATGCCGGTCGTCGATGCGGTCCTGCAACCGAACCCTTTGCTCGATGGCGAAGCGCCGCGCTGGCCCTCCGATCGCTACCGCGCGGAATATGGTGAGGCTGCCACATGGCTCGCGGACTCCGGCGATGCGGCGCGAAATCGTCGCGTCCTCGACCTGCCGGCGCGGTGGTGA
- a CDS encoding inositol-3-phosphate synthase has translation MGERVGIAVIGLNGAVATTAAAGIAMIRAGSNDLSGLPLASRDVDGMAAYRDLHFGGWDLSHDDLATAALKHGVLSESELANGASSLSDMRPWPAVGSTDFCANIDGANKIAAPGHRAAVQHIQDDLARFKTEQNLDRVVMINLASTERKADLGADSLTSVEGFERGLDSDDAAISPAMLYAYAAIASDTPYANFTPSVAADVAPLAELARQRGVPIAGKDGKTGQTLLKTVIAPALRDRALHVDGWFSTNILGNSDGLALDDPKSLASKVDTKKSVLDQILGYPVEDHIIMIHYYKPRGDNKEAWDNIDLTGFLGQRMQLKLNFLCKDSVLAAPLAIEIARCLALAQTRGEGGVQDQMGIFFKMPQTADGGEPIHAFGEQQLILDTWLDRR, from the coding sequence ATGGGCGAACGGGTCGGGATCGCAGTGATCGGACTGAATGGCGCGGTGGCCACCACCGCGGCCGCGGGGATCGCGATGATCCGCGCGGGGTCGAACGACCTGTCGGGCCTGCCGCTCGCCAGCCGCGACGTCGACGGCATGGCGGCATACCGCGATCTCCATTTCGGTGGCTGGGACCTCAGCCATGACGACCTCGCGACCGCCGCGCTGAAGCACGGCGTGCTGAGCGAGAGCGAGCTCGCCAACGGGGCGTCCAGCCTGTCGGACATGCGGCCCTGGCCCGCCGTCGGCTCGACCGATTTCTGTGCGAACATCGACGGCGCCAACAAGATCGCCGCGCCCGGCCACCGCGCCGCGGTCCAGCATATTCAGGACGATCTCGCGCGCTTCAAGACCGAGCAGAATCTCGACCGCGTCGTGATGATCAATCTCGCCTCGACCGAGCGCAAGGCCGATCTCGGTGCGGACTCGCTGACCAGCGTCGAGGGCTTCGAACGCGGTCTCGACAGCGACGACGCGGCGATCAGCCCGGCGATGCTCTATGCCTACGCCGCGATCGCCAGCGACACGCCCTATGCCAATTTCACGCCATCGGTCGCCGCCGACGTGGCACCGCTCGCCGAGCTGGCCCGCCAGCGCGGCGTGCCGATCGCCGGCAAGGACGGCAAGACCGGGCAGACGCTGTTGAAGACGGTGATCGCGCCTGCGCTGCGCGATCGTGCGCTGCATGTCGATGGCTGGTTCTCGACCAACATCCTCGGCAATTCGGACGGGCTCGCGCTCGACGATCCCAAGAGCCTCGCCTCCAAGGTCGACACCAAGAAGTCGGTGCTCGACCAGATCCTCGGCTATCCGGTCGAGGATCACATCATCATGATCCATTATTACAAGCCGCGCGGCGACAACAAAGAAGCGTGGGACAACATCGACCTCACCGGCTTCCTCGGCCAGAGGATGCAGCTGAAGCTGAACTTCCTGTGTAAGGATTCGGTGCTCGCGGCGCCGCTGGCGATCGAGATCGCGCGCTGCCTGGCACTGGCGCAGACGCGCGGCGAAGGCGGCGTGCAGGACCAGATGGGGATCTTCTTCAAGATGCCGCAGACCGCAGACGGCGGCGAGCCGATCCACGCGTTCGGCGAGCAGCAGTTGATCCTCGACACCTGGCTCGACCGCCGGTGA
- a CDS encoding NUDIX domain-containing protein produces the protein MGVRHRLIGKVARLVWRIAKPRTIGVRALLLDRDGRVALVRHTYVDHWYLPGGGVKKGESIAAALMRELAEEVAIADPVIERVLGIYHSRGEGKDDHIVIFVVRTGASGVLARADLREIEQAGWFPLGDLPETTSPATRRRIAEYQQGATGTGAW, from the coding sequence GTGGGTGTACGTCATCGACTGATCGGCAAGGTGGCGCGGCTGGTCTGGCGGATCGCCAAGCCGCGCACGATCGGTGTTCGTGCGTTGTTGCTGGACCGGGACGGGCGGGTCGCGCTGGTACGGCACACCTATGTCGATCACTGGTATCTTCCGGGCGGCGGCGTGAAGAAGGGCGAGAGTATCGCCGCTGCGCTGATGCGCGAGCTTGCCGAGGAAGTGGCGATCGCCGACCCGGTGATCGAGCGGGTACTCGGCATCTATCACAGTCGCGGGGAGGGCAAGGACGACCATATCGTGATCTTCGTCGTGCGAACCGGGGCGAGCGGTGTTCTCGCCCGCGCCGACTTGCGGGAGATCGAACAGGCGGGCTGGTTCCCGCTGGGCGACCTGCCGGAGACAACATCGCCGGCGACCCGACGGCGCATCGCCGAATACCAGCAGGGCGCGACCGGGACCGGGGCCTGGTAA
- a CDS encoding alpha-hydroxy acid oxidase, producing MTRLRRANNVADLRLMARKRLPRPIFDYIDGGADDEVSLRRNVDAFSHYELVPDVLNDVSAIRTGTTLFGQPSRWPLMLAPTGLTRMFHGHAELAVARAAARHGILYSLSTMGTTRLEDLAQAYAGPKVFQIYIFKDRGLTAEFVARCRDAGFHGLALTVDTPVAGNRERDRRSGLSLPPKLTLKSLMSFARHPSWSLPALTGSKFDLANVSHKIDALASGPMSLFDYIGGQFDRSVGWREVEWLAREWNGPLAIKGVMTPEDARRSIASGATGVMVSNHGGRQLDGAPAPIDQIAAVRNAVGDAPDVICDGGIRRGSDIVKALALGATACSIGRPYLYGLAAGGEAGVDRVLTLLTEEFERTMTLAGVNDIAALAPRHVRVNRAQAKSVGTS from the coding sequence ATGACGCGACTTCGACGGGCGAACAATGTTGCCGACCTGCGCCTGATGGCGCGCAAGCGACTGCCGCGCCCGATCTTCGACTATATCGACGGTGGCGCCGACGACGAGGTATCGCTGCGCCGAAACGTCGATGCGTTCTCGCACTACGAGCTGGTGCCGGACGTCCTGAACGACGTCTCGGCAATCCGGACCGGGACGACGCTGTTCGGACAGCCATCGCGCTGGCCGCTGATGCTGGCGCCGACCGGCCTTACCCGCATGTTCCACGGCCATGCAGAACTCGCCGTGGCACGCGCTGCCGCGCGACACGGCATCCTTTACAGCCTGTCGACGATGGGAACGACGCGGCTGGAAGACCTTGCCCAGGCATATGCCGGGCCGAAGGTCTTCCAGATCTATATCTTCAAGGATCGCGGCCTGACCGCGGAGTTCGTCGCGCGCTGCCGGGACGCAGGTTTCCACGGGCTGGCGCTGACCGTCGATACGCCCGTCGCCGGCAACCGCGAGAGAGACCGGCGCAGCGGACTGTCATTGCCGCCAAAGCTGACGCTCAAGTCGCTCATGAGCTTTGCGCGTCATCCCTCATGGTCGCTGCCCGCGCTCACAGGATCGAAATTCGATCTCGCGAACGTCAGCCACAAGATCGACGCGCTCGCATCGGGGCCAATGAGCCTGTTCGACTATATCGGCGGCCAGTTCGATCGCTCGGTCGGTTGGCGCGAGGTCGAATGGCTTGCCCGCGAATGGAACGGCCCGCTCGCGATCAAGGGCGTAATGACGCCGGAGGACGCGCGCCGGTCGATCGCGTCGGGCGCAACCGGCGTGATGGTCTCCAATCACGGCGGTCGCCAGCTCGATGGCGCACCTGCGCCGATCGACCAGATCGCCGCGGTACGCAACGCCGTCGGCGATGCGCCGGACGTCATCTGCGACGGCGGCATCAGGCGCGGCTCGGACATCGTGAAGGCGCTGGCACTGGGAGCGACCGCCTGTTCGATCGGGCGCCCCTACCTGTACGGCTTGGCGGCAGGCGGAGAGGCAGGGGTCGACCGCGTATTGACGCTGCTCACGGAGGAGTTCGAGCGTACGATGACCCTGGCTGGCGTGAACGATATCGCGGCCCTGGCCCCCCGCCATGTTCGGGTGAACCGCGCCCAGGCGAAATCCGTCGGCACCTCCTGA
- a CDS encoding carboxylesterase family protein produces the protein MSQPIVSTADGIVQGSAAGDVRRFLGVPYAAAPVGANRFAPPQPVVPWQGVRDATVAGPNAPQRTKAFPGLDTVPLIGEGWTPGDEYLTANIWRPDDDRTGLPVMVFIHGGGFVIGSKDAPVQDGSTFARDGVVCVAINYRMGVDGFLPIPGVSTNLGLRDMIAALTWVRDGIPAFGGDPGNITVFGESAGAMAIADLIASPLARGLFRRAIVQSGHGGMTRSVPVMQRLVKKLAKILKITPDATGFSSVPYDALIDAVEAVSAPTARIDLRDEAGHEPVFGISRFVPVHGDDVLPERPLDALANDAGAEVDLLIGTNAEEMNLYLVPTGVRDKIGRLLATYVLYKSQPHARKVLKAYGIGTKGRKPGQALTDAMNDLVFRWPARRFAEAHKGRTHMYEFDWRSPMFGGELGASHGMELPFVFDALACVTGEQGLCGPNPPQDLAERMHALWIRFATDGRLPWGEFDAETRQVYSLVRQEARHEPVMPAAPFLP, from the coding sequence GTGAGCCAACCCATCGTCTCGACCGCCGACGGTATCGTGCAGGGGAGTGCCGCAGGCGACGTGCGGCGGTTCCTCGGCGTGCCCTACGCCGCGGCGCCGGTGGGTGCGAACCGGTTCGCGCCGCCACAACCGGTCGTGCCGTGGCAAGGCGTGCGCGACGCGACGGTGGCCGGCCCCAATGCGCCGCAGCGGACCAAGGCGTTTCCCGGCCTCGATACCGTACCGCTGATCGGCGAGGGCTGGACGCCGGGCGACGAGTATCTGACGGCGAATATCTGGCGGCCCGATGACGACCGGACTGGCCTGCCGGTGATGGTGTTCATCCACGGCGGCGGCTTCGTGATCGGCAGCAAGGATGCGCCGGTGCAGGATGGCAGCACGTTCGCACGCGATGGCGTGGTCTGCGTCGCAATTAATTACCGGATGGGCGTGGACGGCTTCCTGCCGATCCCGGGTGTTTCGACCAACCTGGGCTTGCGCGACATGATCGCGGCGCTGACGTGGGTACGGGACGGGATACCCGCGTTCGGCGGCGATCCGGGCAACATCACGGTGTTTGGTGAGTCCGCGGGTGCCATGGCGATCGCCGACCTGATCGCCTCGCCGCTCGCCAGGGGATTGTTCCGGCGCGCGATCGTCCAGAGCGGGCATGGCGGGATGACGCGCTCGGTCCCGGTGATGCAGCGACTGGTGAAGAAGCTCGCGAAGATCCTGAAGATCACCCCGGACGCGACCGGCTTTAGCAGCGTGCCGTACGACGCATTGATCGACGCGGTCGAGGCGGTATCCGCACCGACCGCGCGGATCGATCTGCGCGACGAGGCGGGCCACGAACCGGTGTTCGGAATCAGCCGCTTCGTCCCGGTCCACGGCGACGACGTGCTGCCGGAGCGTCCGCTCGATGCGCTGGCGAACGACGCTGGCGCGGAGGTCGATCTGCTGATCGGCACCAATGCCGAGGAGATGAACCTGTATCTCGTCCCCACCGGTGTGCGCGACAAGATCGGGCGGTTGCTGGCGACCTATGTCCTCTACAAGTCGCAACCGCATGCGCGCAAGGTGCTGAAGGCCTACGGGATCGGCACGAAGGGCAGGAAGCCGGGACAGGCGCTGACCGACGCGATGAACGATCTCGTCTTTCGCTGGCCCGCGCGGCGATTTGCGGAAGCGCACAAGGGGCGCACGCACATGTACGAGTTCGACTGGCGTTCGCCGATGTTCGGCGGCGAGCTAGGCGCGTCGCACGGCATGGAGCTGCCGTTCGTGTTCGACGCCTTGGCCTGCGTGACCGGCGAGCAGGGTCTGTGCGGACCCAACCCGCCGCAGGATCTGGCCGAACGGATGCACGCGCTGTGGATCCGGTTCGCCACCGACGGCCGCCTGCCCTGGGGCGAATTCGATGCCGAAACGCGGCAGGTCTATTCGCTTGTCCGGCAGGAGGCGCGGCACGAGCCCGTCATGCCGGCCGCACCCTTCCTGCCCTGA
- a CDS encoding NUDIX domain-containing protein gives MNETEFLDGYDPNPYERPSVAVDLILASVVNGRPAALLMQRAEHPCLGAWSLPGGFVGIDESLDAAAHRVLETKVRMADAYIEQLYTFGAVKRDPRTRVISVAYFALLPPARFAAALKAAPDLTLAELVVPWSGETGGPVEARSQDGDALPLAFDHADMLGLAMLRLRGKLDYSDVAFALLPERFTLRALQDVHETILGRSLNKPAFRRRMLATNTLVATGERETGASFRPAELFRHHSTQE, from the coding sequence ATGAACGAGACTGAGTTTCTCGATGGATATGATCCAAACCCGTACGAGCGCCCATCGGTTGCGGTCGATCTGATCCTGGCCAGCGTCGTTAACGGCAGGCCCGCCGCGTTGCTCATGCAGCGTGCCGAGCATCCTTGTCTCGGCGCGTGGTCACTGCCTGGTGGGTTCGTCGGCATCGACGAGAGCCTCGATGCCGCGGCACACCGAGTGCTCGAAACAAAAGTGCGGATGGCGGACGCGTATATCGAGCAGCTCTACACGTTCGGTGCTGTCAAACGCGACCCGCGCACCCGGGTGATCAGCGTCGCGTACTTCGCACTGCTTCCCCCTGCCCGCTTCGCAGCCGCGCTGAAGGCGGCGCCCGACCTTACATTGGCCGAACTCGTCGTCCCCTGGTCCGGCGAGACCGGGGGTCCGGTCGAGGCACGATCGCAGGACGGAGACGCGCTGCCATTGGCGTTCGACCATGCCGACATGCTCGGGCTGGCGATGCTGCGACTGCGCGGCAAGCTCGATTATTCGGACGTCGCCTTCGCGCTTCTCCCCGAACGCTTCACGCTGAGGGCGCTGCAGGACGTCCACGAGACGATCCTCGGGCGATCGCTCAACAAGCCCGCCTTTCGCCGCCGCATGCTCGCCACGAACACGCTGGTGGCGACCGGCGAACGCGAAACCGGTGCGTCGTTCCGTCCCGCCGAACTCTTCCGCCACCATTCGACACAGGAGTAA